The Streptomyces capitiformicae genome contains the following window.
CCGCCGACGAGGCGGACCTGCGCCGCCTGCCCCTACTTTTGGTCCTCGCACAGAACGTGCCGACCCCCGGATACCGGCCGACCGGCGGCCGGCCGTCCTGGGAGGAGTGGAACGAGGCACTGCACGCCACGGGCGACAGCGTGCTGAAGGAGGCGGTGGCCTTCGTCGAGTCCCGGGGTCCGCAGATACCGGTGTCCGGGCTGCTGGCCGAGGGGCACCCAGCGTGGGTGCTGCGTGAGCAGGCACAGAACGCCACCATGGTCGTGACAGGTTCCTGGCATCTGAGTCCTCTCCAGGAGCTCTTCACCTCCGCCGCCGTCGCCTTGCCGCTGATCGCTCACACACCCTGCCCCGTGGTGACCATCCCCGAATCCGAACACATCACACAGGAGCCCCCGTACTTCGTGGTCGGAGTCGACGGCAGCCCTCATTCCGCAGCCGCCGTCGACTTCGCCTTCGAGGAGGCCGGGCTGCGCGGCGCCGCCCTGCGGGCCCTGTACGTCTGGCACCCACCGCGGCTCGGAGTCCTGGACGAGGACACGGCCGTCCAGGAATGCCGCCGGCTGCTGTCGGAGACCGTCGCCGGGCGTACCGCCGCCCATCCGGAAGTGGAGTTGCACCACGAGGTCGTAACGGGCCACCCGGTACAGGTGCTGGCCACGGCGTCCGAACACGCCCTCGGTCTGATCGTGGGCACACGTGGGCACGGCGGCTTCACCGGCATGCTGCTGGGCTCCGTCAGCCAGGGCGTGCTGCACCACGCCCGCTGTCCGCTCATCACCGTCCCGCCCACCAACCAGTAGCACGCATGCAGCGGGGCAGCCCCTCGCCGGTCACCCGCAGGACGTCTCGGCTGGGTGCGCGGAGAAGTGACCCGCACATCGCCCGACGCGGCCCCGGTTCGAGCGGCACACCGAGCATCGGCTGGCACTGCCGGGGAAGCGGCAGCCCATGCTGCTGCCCGGGCGGCCGTCCTCACCATGCGCGCGGTGCTCACCGGGGGCCGGAACACGGAGCCTGGCGCCGGACGCCAAGAGCGCCCGGGCGCGCGGCAGGCAGGGCCATGCCGCCCGTGCGCGAACAGCACCACCCCGGCCGCGCCCTCGGGCACGGTCAACTGCCCTCCACTGCCGAGGTCATCGCACACGGGTAGAAGAAGACCTCGATCCGTACCGTCAAGGGCGTCCAGGTCGAGCTGCGCGTGGTTCGACCGGACGCGTGGGGCGCCGGGATGCAGTACTTCACCGGCTCCAAGGCGCACAACATCCGCACCCGCACCATCGCCGTCCACCTGGGGCTGAAGCTCTCCGAGTACGGCCTGTTCGAAACCGACGGCGGAAACCGGGTCGCCTCCCGTTCCGAGGACGAGGTGTACGCCCGGCTCGGCCTGCCCTGGATCCCGCCCACCCTGCGCGAGGACCGGGGCGAGATCGAAGCCGGCCTGCGCGGCGGGCTTCCCGAGGTGGTGACCGAGCGGGGCATCCGCGGTGACCTGCACACCCACACCGACCTCACCGACGGCCTCACCCCGCTGGAGGAGATGGTGGCTGCGGCCGCCGAGCGGGGCTACGCCTACTACGCGGTCACCGACCACGCGCCGAACCTGTACATGCAGCGCATGACCGACGAGAAGATCCTCGCCCAGCGCAGGCAGGTACGGTCACTGGACGGCAAGTACCACGGAATGCGGCTGCTGCACGGAACCGAGCTCGACAACGGCCCCGAAGGGGAGGTCGACTAACCCGACGAGTTCCTCCACGGATTCGACATCTGCGTGGCTGTGGTGCACTCCCACTTCAACGTCGGCCGCAAGGCGATGACCCGGCGGCTCGTGCGCGCCTGCCAGAACCCCCACGTCAACATCATCGGCCATCCCACCGCCCGGCTCCTCGGCAAACGGCCGGGCATCGACGCCGACCTCGACGAGGTGTTCGCCGCCTGCGCCCGCACCGGCACGGCCCTGGAGGTCAACGCCCAGCCCGACCGCCTCGATCTGGGCGACGAGGACATCCTCCGGGCCAGGAGTCACGGGGCGAAGTTCGCCATCGACACCGACGCCCACTCGTTCCCCCAGCTCGCCTGCCTGCGCTACGGAATCGGCACGGCACAACGCGGATGGCTCGCCCCGGACGATGTGATCAACACATGGCCGATGCGGCAACTGCGCCGGTTCCTGCGCAAGGAGCGGGCGGATTGAGGCATGAAGCGCCCTGGCAGCTGATGTGGGCTCACACGTCGAGCGTCACCGAGCACCTCCAGCCCTCCGGACCTCGGGTGAAGACGAGTTCGTGCAGCGTGACCGCCTTCGGCGCGGCCCCCGTCACCGGAAGCGACCCGGCATCAGCCATCCGCAGGCCGCACCGCAAGCCGCCGGTGACCGGGGTCAGTTCCACACCGACGGGTACCTCGCCCTCGGTGTCGAGCCAGTACACGACCTCTTCCAGCAGGGTGACGAGCACATCCTCGTCCCTGTCCGCCCGTATCACGACGTCCCGTCGGCGGGCATCGGTTGCTGCCGTCAGGTCCACAAACGACTCGCAGACAGCCCGCACTGCCTGCGTCAGGCATTCCTCGCGCGTTGGGGCCCATGCCTGCACCCGTAGGTCCGCGGTGTGCGGAACACTGCGATGCCCGGCGCTCAGCGCGGAACTCTCCGGTTTCATCACACCCCCGCTCTCCCCTCATGAGGTGCCAGGAACGACTTGTGCCTCCATCGTCGTCCTGCGGGGAACGGCTCGCGCGTCGGCCCGGCCGAGTTGTCCCAGGTGCATGGTGGCGCGGCCGACACGAGAATGGATAGCTGTTCAGGGCGTCACAGGGCCCGGAGATCCCGTGCCCCACGAAGGCCGGTCCGTTCGACGGCCGCAGAAGGCAGGGACTCCTACCGTGCAGATCCAGTACGTGATGAACACGCCGCCGGCCAGTGTGCCCCGTACGACTTCCCTCGAGGAGGCGGCACAGCATATGGCCCGTGCCGGCGTCGGGGCCCTGCCCGTGGTCGACGACGACCGGGTGGTCGGCATCGTCACCGACCGCGATCTGGTTGTACGGGCGATGGCCCACGGACTGTCACCACAGGCCAAGGTGGAGACGGTCATGTCCCACGCCCCGGCGACCGTGGACGCCGAGACAGCCGTCGCGGTCGCCCTTCTCGTCATGCGGTCGGTTCAGGTGCGTCATCTTCCGGTGGTGTCCGAGGGCCGCCTGGTCGGCATGATCTCCTTCGACGACCTGTTCTGGCAGCTCACCCAGCAACTGTCGGACCTGGCGGCCGTGGTCGACGCTGCCAGGAAGATCCCCGAAGTCCTCCACGGCGGCCAGCAGGCTCCCCTGCCGCATGGCTGACCGATCCCGGCTCTGCAAGGGGCGAACAGCGGACGGCAGGGCATGGAGAGATCACCGTCAGCGGGGCGGAGGCCCGGCAATTCCAGACCCACCGGACGGAGCACGACCCCTCGGCCGATGCCGCGATCCACGTGTCCGGCCGCGGTTCCTGCCCGACACGGCCCTCGTCCCCCTCCGTCGGCCCGATGGGATGGCAGACCGGTGGGAGAAGCTCCTCCTACGGCTCTTGGCGCCACATTCTGGAGTCGCCGCCGCGCCACTCGACCAGGTCGGGATCATCGATTCCCTCGTGTGCTTCCGGCAGGCCCGTACGACGCAGAAACTGCAGAACATCGAGCAGGTGATAGGCCGTACCCACCTGCTCACCGCGAATCGTCACGCGCCTTCCACCATCCGGTCCTGGCGGATGCACGACCACTGGTGCATGTTGAGCCACCGTCCCAGCGTCACCCTGGCCACGACCTGCCGCAATCCGGGTGACGCCCATGGGTGCCCCCGTCGACCGGGGAACGGAGGGCGCCCGGCCGCAGGACGACGTCGATCGAGCGGTTCCCGGGCAGGACGCCCAAGCCGCACTGGCCGCGGGCCGGTCCGTCCTGCTCTACCCGGAGGGCGGGCTCCCGCACCGCAAGGGCGCCCGCGAAGGCCCGCCCCGGCCCTTCCATCCGGGCCTCTTCCATCTCGCGCACTCGACCGACGCCCCGGTCGTGCCGCTCGGCCAGGCCGGAGCCCGTGCACTGGCATCAGGCGGCCTTGTCGAACAGGTGGCCAGGCTGCTCAGCGCTCCGCTGCACCGCCCGAGACTGTATGTGCACGTGGGAGCATCGCTGTGCCTCGGCAGCGAACAGGCCCGGGCCCTCGCCGTGGCCCGCAGCGGGCTGACCCAAGCCTGGTACACCGCTGCCCGACGACTCGGCAAGCCGCTGAGGCCGGTCGGGTCCTGAAGACCGGACAACCGGTGTCAGCCCGATGATGGAGATAAGCCGCGAAAGAGGTGATGGCCATGCCCCCGCACTGTGATTCTCTCGACGGTCCCGTCGTCACGGCTGCGCGCAAAGCCCTGGAAGGAAGGGATGTCGACCAGATCCTGCCCTACGTGCCCGAAGCAGGAGAGCCGGAAGTCCGTGAGGCGTTCGGCCTCACCGCCAAGGCGCGGACACTCGGCCACGAGGCACAGGAAGTGGCCGACCGCTGGTTCTTCGAGACGGTCGTCCGCGTACACCGTGCCGGAGAAGGCGCTCCCTTCACAGGGCTCAAGCCGGCCGGGCTCGATGTCGGACCGGTGATACCGGCTACCGAGCGTGCCCTCGACGGCGGCTCCGCGGACGAACTGACCGGGATACTCTGCGGGATCGTCCGTGAACAGGTGGAAGAGCGGCACGGCCGCGCCATGGCGCTCAAGGAGCACGCCGCTGAAGGGGTGGCGGGCGCCCGCGCATACGTGGAGGCCGACCTCGGCCTGCAGGTGTGGGCACACCACCTGTACAAGCAGGCAACCGCTGCCCCGCATGCGCCAACCCAGCGATCATGAAGCAGCGGCGTCCGAGTGTCACTCCGGTGAGCGCCCAAGCGGTGGACAGTCAAGGCACCGCCGTGCCGCGGTAACCCCGCCGGGGCGGGGGCCCGGGCAGCACGGTGGGCGGGGCCTGCGGCCTGATGTCGGCGGGTCCCTTCTGCGCCGGATGGTCGGCGAGGGCCGCGACGATGTCGGCTGCGGTGAGCACCCCGGCCAGACATCCGTCTTCGTCCAGTACCGGGAGGGCGTCAGTCTCGGTGTAGGTCATGAGGTCGGCTGCGTGGCGTACGGTCTGCTCCGCGTGGACGAGCGCCGGTCTGCGGCCGGGCAGGAGTTCGTCCACGCGCAGGCCGGACAGCGAAGCGGCTGGTGCCGCACAGGCGACCGCCACGTCGGCCCTGTCCAGCAGGCCCGCACAGCGACCGTCCGGACGCACGACCGGAAGGTGACGGGAGCCGGATCGCTGAAGCAACTCCCAGGCCACGAGCACAGTTTCGTCGACAGCGATCGTGACGGCGGCGGTGCGCATCACGTCGGCCACCGTCCGCGCCAGGACCTGTTCATCGTGGATCTCCCCCGGCTGCCGCTCCATGGCCGCGTCCCTTCCTGATCGTGCTTGTTGTGTGCGCCTCGTGTTTGTGCGCGCGGGTGTCTCTGTGGCGTTATGGGGAGGGCGGCGGCTTCCCTGCCGCGGCGGGGTGGTGGCCGTCCGGCCGCTGCCGTCGTCGGAGTACGTCGAGGACTACGGACCCGTCGACGGTCTCGCGGACGGTGAGCAGTTCGGCGAGGGTGTCCAGCGCCTTGCGGTGCTCACGGAGCAGATCCACCGCGCGTTTCTCGGCCTGCCGCACCAGGCGGGCTGCCTCCTCGTCGACGATGCGCTGGGTCTGCTCGGAGTAGGGCCGGTGCAGCGTCTCCTCGGTGCTTTCGCCACCCAGGAAGCGGGGGGCGCCGGAGCCGTATCCGACGGGGCCGAGGGCCGGGGACAGGCCGAACTCGCGGACCATGCGGGCGGCGATCTGGGTGGCGCCGGCCAGGTCGTCGGCGGCTCCGGTCGAGCCCTCGCCGAAGACGACCAGCTCGGCCGCCCGGCCGCCGAGCCGTACGGTGAGCAGGTCGGTCAGATAGCTCTCGCTGTACAAGTGCCGTTCGGCTTCGGGGAGTTGCTCGGTGGCGCCCAGCGCGGGCCCGGAGGGCAGGATGGTGACCTTGGCGACCGGGTCGGCGTGCTCGCACAGGGCCGCCATCAGCGCGTGCCCGGATTCGTGGACGGCCACGGAGTGCCGTTCCGCGGGGAGTAGCGCGTTGGTGGACTCCCGCCGCCCGAGCAGCAGCCGGTCGCGGGCATCGCCGAGGTCCTTCGCGTCGATGACGGCACCGCCTGCCCGGACGGCGTTGATGGCGGCCTCATTGACCAGGTTGGCCAGGTCCGCGCCGGAGAAGCCCGGTGTGGCCCGGGCGACGGTGTCCCAGTCGACATCCGGTGCCAGCGTCTTGCCACGGGCGTGGACGGCCAGAATCGCCGCCCGCTCGGCCTGGTTGGGCAGCGGCACCGTCACATGCCGATCGAAACGGCCCGGGCGCAGCAGGGCCGGGTCGAGGGTCTCGGGCCGGTTGGTCGCGGCCAGCACCACGATGCCGCTGTCCTGGTCGAAACCGTCCATCTCGGCCAGGAGCTGATTGAGGGTCTGCTCGCGTTCATCGTTGCCGCCCAGCCGGGCACCCCCGCCGCGGCGGCTGCCGACGGCGTCGATCTCGTCGATGAAGACGATCGAGGGGGCTCGTTTGCGCGCCTCGGCGAACAGGTCACGCACCCGTGAGGCACCGACGCCGACGAACATCTCCACGAACGCCGAGCCGGTCACCGACAGGAACGGCACCTCCGCCTCGCCTGCCACCGCACGGGCGATGAGCGTCTTGCCGGTGCCCGGCGGCCCCACCATGATCACCCCACGGGGGCCCTTGGCCCCCGCGATCGCATAGCGCCCCGGGTTACGCAGGAAGTCGACGATCTCGCTGATCTCCTGCTTGACCCCCTCGTAGCCGGCCACGTCCTCGAAGCGGGTGGTGGGCCGCTCCGTCTCGATGATCTTGGCGCGGGCCCGCCCGATGGCACTGAGCCCCCCGCCCAGGGTCCGGGCCGCCCGGCGGCCGCTCCACACGAACAGGGCGACGATCAACAGCAACGGCAGGACCAGCGCCAGCAGCGTCCCCCAGGGACTGCCGTCCCTGCTCTGGGACGCGGTGATCTCCACGTTCTTGGACTGCAGCTGCTGCTCCAGCCGGCTGTTGTCCAGAGCGGTCGGTATCCGAGAGGTGAATTTCGTACCGTCCTTGAGGGTCCCCTTGATCGCGCCCTTGTCATTGATATCGACCGTCTTGACCAGACCGCCGCCCACCTTGCCGACGAAGTCGCTGTACGAGAACGACGCCCCCTCTTGGGGTGAGGGGACTCGCATCAGCACCACGAGCAGCAGGGCCAGCGTGGCGACGGGCAGCAGCCAGCGCCCCCAGGAAGGCTTCGGTGCAGGGGGCGGCGGCCTGGGCGGCTCACGCGAAGGCCCCGGCTTGACCGAGCGTGACAGATGCCGCTCCGGCAGACGGACTGGTGTGATCAACGGACGGCTCCCTTGAGGAAGGAGGAACCTCGGGCGAATCTGGGGCTGGGCCGTTCCCTGAACTCGAAGGAGTGTGGAGCGCTGGTCGGCGTCCCACTTCCAGAATGCCCTCTCCGCCACGGGCAGGTCCGAACGAACCGAGTCGGGGTACTTCCCGGCACAGGTCACCACACAGACCTCACCGAAGGAACCGGCCGACCTGGACCAGGATCCTTGGTCCTCCTCACACAAAACAGTGGGCGACAAGCCCGGCGGACAGGGTCCCCAGGAGTGAGCTTCCTCATGCTGTTGTCAAGCAGCCTCGGTGACGGGTGGTGTGACTTGGTAGCACCGTCGGTCACGGATCAAGGCCCACATGACGTTGACGCGTCGGCGGGCGAGGGCGAGTACCGCTTGGACATGCTTCTTCCCCTCGGCGCGTTTGCGGTCGTAGAACCTCCGGGAGTTCGGGTCGTAGCGGACGCTGACCAGTGCGGAGGTGTAGAAGACGCGCTGGAGTCTTCGGTGGTGGGTGAGCGGCCGGTGGAGGTTGCCGCTGACCTTGCCGGAGTCGCGAGGTGCGGGGGCGACGCCGGCGAAGGCCGCCAGGGCGTCCGGGGAGTCGAAGTCGTCGAGGCTGCCGCCGACGGCGGCGAGGAATTCGGCACCGAGCACGGTGCCGATGCCAGGGACGCTCAGGACGATGTCGGCGAGTTCGTGCTCGCGAAACCGGTCCTCGATGAGCCTGTCCGTCTCGGCGATCTGCTCATTGAGGGCCATCACCTCCTCGGCCAAGGTGTGGACCAGCTTCGCGATGGTCTTCTCCCCAGGGACGGCGGTGTGCTGTCGCTCAGCGGCCTCGACTGCCGCTTCGGCCAGGGCTCTTGCGTTTCGGACCTTGCGGTTGGCCAGCCACTGCGTGAGTCGCGCGACTCACGTGCGGCGGATCGCGGCCGGGGTCTGGTAGCCCGTCAGCAGCCTGAGCGGGCCGGCGTTGGTCACGTCCAAGGCCCGTTCCAGAGCAGGGAACATGCTCAGCAGGGTGCCGCGCAGGCGGTTGACGACGCGGGTGCGGTCCTCGACCAGGTCGGCCCGGCGTCCGGTCAGCAG
Protein-coding sequences here:
- a CDS encoding universal stress protein; the protein is MVHAQGRSPIVVGLDPDPGRRAALAWAADEADLRRLPLLLVLAQNVPTPGYRPTGGRPSWEEWNEALHATGDSVLKEAVAFVESRGPQIPVSGLLAEGHPAWVLREQAQNATMVVTGSWHLSPLQELFTSAAVALPLIAHTPCPVVTIPESEHITQEPPYFVVGVDGSPHSAAAVDFAFEEAGLRGAALRALYVWHPPRLGVLDEDTAVQECRRLLSETVAGRTAAHPEVELHHEVVTGHPVQVLATASEHALGLIVGTRGHGGFTGMLLGSVSQGVLHHARCPLITVPPTNQ
- a CDS encoding archease, whose protein sequence is MKPESSALSAGHRSVPHTADLRVQAWAPTREECLTQAVRAVCESFVDLTAATDARRRDVVIRADRDEDVLVTLLEEVVYWLDTEGEVPVGVELTPVTGGLRCGLRMADAGSLPVTGAAPKAVTLHELVFTRGPEGWRCSVTLDV
- a CDS encoding CBS domain-containing protein, with the protein product MQIQYVMNTPPASVPRTTSLEEAAQHMARAGVGALPVVDDDRVVGIVTDRDLVVRAMAHGLSPQAKVETVMSHAPATVDAETAVAVALLVMRSVQVRHLPVVSEGRLVGMISFDDLFWQLTQQLSDLAAVVDAARKIPEVLHGGQQAPLPHG
- a CDS encoding 1-acyl-sn-glycerol-3-phosphate acyltransferase; protein product: MGAPVDRGTEGARPQDDVDRAVPGQDAQAALAAGRSVLLYPEGGLPHRKGAREGPPRPFHPGLFHLAHSTDAPVVPLGQAGARALASGGLVEQVARLLSAPLHRPRLYVHVGASLCLGSEQARALAVARSGLTQAWYTAARRLGKPLRPVGS
- a CDS encoding DUF6448 family protein produces the protein MPPHCDSLDGPVVTAARKALEGRDVDQILPYVPEAGEPEVREAFGLTAKARTLGHEAQEVADRWFFETVVRVHRAGEGAPFTGLKPAGLDVGPVIPATERALDGGSADELTGILCGIVREQVEERHGRAMALKEHAAEGVAGARAYVEADLGLQVWAHHLYKQATAAPHAPTQRS
- a CDS encoding CBS domain-containing protein — protein: MERQPGEIHDEQVLARTVADVMRTAAVTIAVDETVLVAWELLQRSGSRHLPVVRPDGRCAGLLDRADVAVACAAPAASLSGLRVDELLPGRRPALVHAEQTVRHAADLMTYTETDALPVLDEDGCLAGVLTAADIVAALADHPAQKGPADIRPQAPPTVLPGPPPRRGYRGTAVP
- the ftsH gene encoding ATP-dependent zinc metalloprotease FtsH, with the protein product MITPVRLPERHLSRSVKPGPSREPPRPPPPAPKPSWGRWLLPVATLALLLVVLMRVPSPQEGASFSYSDFVGKVGGGLVKTVDINDKGAIKGTLKDGTKFTSRIPTALDNSRLEQQLQSKNVEITASQSRDGSPWGTLLALVLPLLLIVALFVWSGRRAARTLGGGLSAIGRARAKIIETERPTTRFEDVAGYEGVKQEISEIVDFLRNPGRYAIAGAKGPRGVIMVGPPGTGKTLIARAVAGEAEVPFLSVTGSAFVEMFVGVGASRVRDLFAEARKRAPSIVFIDEIDAVGSRRGGGARLGGNDEREQTLNQLLAEMDGFDQDSGIVVLAATNRPETLDPALLRPGRFDRHVTVPLPNQAERAAILAVHARGKTLAPDVDWDTVARATPGFSGADLANLVNEAAINAVRAGGAVIDAKDLGDARDRLLLGRRESTNALLPAERHSVAVHESGHALMAALCEHADPVAKVTILPSGPALGATEQLPEAERHLYSESYLTDLLTVRLGGRAAELVVFGEGSTGAADDLAGATQIAARMVREFGLSPALGPVGYGSGAPRFLGGESTEETLHRPYSEQTQRIVDEEAARLVRQAEKRAVDLLREHRKALDTLAELLTVRETVDGSVVLDVLRRRQRPDGHHPAAAGKPPPSP